The Panacibacter microcysteis genome includes a window with the following:
- a CDS encoding M1 family metallopeptidase encodes MRPFLLLCLLLAGITTGAQKLTSGGKLKPEQAVMDVKHYTIALTVDTAAHSISGYTNIDIVLQEPAAVLLFDLMNELQVSRVWINNKPAAFSHTNAMVRITPAQQLAAGRAAVKIQYAGKPHIAVNPPWDDGFTWTQDSTGHTWLAITAEGTGGKIYYPCKDHPSDEPDEGADLLITVPKNLVVAGPGLLQGVKQKGGSATYHWKTTYTINNYSILFNVGNYKAVTKTYTTVNGTKVPMQFYVLAGHAQYADHHLDMLAQMAQVQEKYFGEYPWAKEKIGIVETPHLGMEHQTMNAYGNKFRYVKVGNTDFDWLMYHEFGHEWWGNKVTAIDWADFWIHEGICSFGDALYIYDKAGEQAYTDHFKNSLLGIENKLPIVQGKDLDEETAYIGDIYSKGAFFMHTLRYVLGDDIFFPAIKKLATDSAYTYSNFVNTDKVEQLFSQAAGTSVKPLFDFYLRTTQKLDITIRHTGKNTYTVTIPNAPMQLPLEITTDKGVQKMLLGKEAVTIKSTVTPTADENCYYLKRVILE; translated from the coding sequence ATGAGACCATTCTTGCTCCTGTGCCTGTTGCTGGCAGGCATTACCACTGGTGCGCAAAAACTTACATCGGGCGGTAAACTAAAACCTGAACAGGCTGTGATGGATGTAAAACACTACACCATTGCACTTACCGTTGATACCGCTGCACATAGCATCAGCGGTTATACAAACATTGATATTGTCTTGCAGGAGCCCGCTGCTGTGCTGCTGTTCGACCTGATGAACGAGCTGCAGGTAAGCCGCGTATGGATCAACAATAAACCGGCAGCCTTTTCCCATACCAATGCAATGGTGCGTATAACCCCTGCACAGCAACTGGCTGCGGGTCGCGCAGCCGTTAAAATACAGTATGCCGGCAAGCCGCATATTGCCGTAAACCCGCCGTGGGATGATGGCTTTACCTGGACACAAGACTCTACCGGGCATACATGGCTGGCCATTACTGCAGAAGGCACGGGCGGCAAGATCTACTACCCATGCAAAGACCACCCTTCTGATGAGCCGGATGAAGGCGCAGACCTGCTGATCACGGTACCAAAAAACCTGGTGGTGGCAGGGCCGGGTTTGCTGCAGGGTGTAAAACAAAAGGGCGGCAGCGCTACCTACCATTGGAAAACGACATATACCATCAACAACTACAGCATACTCTTTAACGTGGGCAATTATAAAGCTGTTACAAAAACATATACCACCGTAAACGGCACCAAAGTGCCCATGCAGTTTTATGTACTGGCAGGGCATGCGCAGTATGCAGACCACCACCTTGATATGCTGGCACAGATGGCACAGGTGCAGGAAAAATATTTTGGTGAGTACCCGTGGGCCAAAGAGAAGATCGGTATTGTTGAAACACCACATCTTGGTATGGAACACCAGACAATGAATGCTTACGGCAATAAGTTCAGGTATGTAAAAGTGGGCAATACAGATTTTGACTGGCTCATGTACCACGAGTTTGGCCATGAGTGGTGGGGTAATAAAGTAACGGCCATAGACTGGGCCGATTTCTGGATACATGAAGGCATCTGCAGTTTTGGCGACGCTTTGTACATCTATGATAAAGCCGGCGAACAGGCTTATACCGATCACTTTAAAAACAGCCTGTTGGGTATAGAAAACAAACTGCCCATCGTACAAGGCAAAGACCTCGATGAAGAAACCGCCTACATAGGGGATATTTATTCGAAGGGCGCATTTTTCATGCATACGCTGCGCTACGTATTGGGTGATGATATTTTCTTCCCCGCAATTAAAAAACTGGCCACAGACAGTGCATACACTTACAGCAATTTTGTAAACACAGATAAGGTAGAGCAACTGTTCTCGCAGGCTGCCGGCACAAGTGTGAAACCGTTATTTGATTTTTACCTGCGTACTACGCAGAAGCTTGATATAACCATCCGCCATACAGGAAAGAACACATACACCGTTACCATTCCCAATGCGCCCATGCAATTGCCGTTAGAAATCACCACAGATAAGGGCGTGCAGAAAATGCTGTTGGGTAAAGAAGCTGTAACAATAAAGAGTACGGTTACACCAACAGCAGATGAAAACTGCTACTACCTGAAACGCGTAATCTTAGAGTGA
- a CDS encoding DNA/RNA helicase domain-containing protein: MRQAYFHSTIDSFLKADIDAIVGKLNIEATTFTSQWTMTTTSWKNSLFLLTQSFSEIVKIDKSIEDWHILLEYEIPRLSKRIDVIVIAEDLIFVIEFKYDRKKFDQQDIRQAEDYALDLRDFHLKSRGRTIFPILFAPLAENLFQQTHAVNESGVCSCLKANAKNFASIIYNTYLNYHNNSNNKINPYEWEQSEYEPTPTIVQAAKALFAGQGVEDISRFGATNLSKTKEYLIKTIKESKNRNKKVICFVTGVPGAGKTLVGLDLVHEKEEFGEDDLNMAYFSGNGPLINVLREALCRDHFEKQKFLFESKKLKVRPKKKDSEREIQSKIQNLHVFIKDGLRKTTPPIEKIVVFDEAQRCWNAKHFSNKAKQNQNREKNPLLVEEKSEAELLFEFMSRHKEWAVIIALVGGGQEINTGEGGISEWGQAIQNKYWQWEVHISPELLQGGTSMAEKKLFPSIPINVKYKTSDHLHLTVSQRSFKANNLNKWVNAVIDNNQEEALRLSDSIKLYYPLFVTRNIETAKDWLRQKISGSRRIGLIASSGGLRLKPYGINVREEIDETLWFLNPENDVRSSYYLEMVATEYKMQGLELDWVGICWDADLRRDYNSWDFKSFSGTNWKKVKSIEEQQFLVNTYRVLLTRAREGIIIFVPRGDIKDVTRLPEFYANIFNYLQSCGMVEI, translated from the coding sequence ATGAGACAAGCATATTTCCACAGTACTATTGATTCATTTTTAAAAGCAGATATAGACGCAATAGTTGGCAAACTTAATATAGAAGCAACAACTTTTACAAGTCAATGGACTATGACGACTACTTCTTGGAAGAACAGTCTTTTTCTTTTGACACAGTCATTCTCAGAAATAGTTAAGATAGATAAGTCAATAGAAGACTGGCATATTCTGCTTGAATATGAAATTCCTAGGTTGTCAAAAAGAATTGATGTCATTGTTATTGCTGAAGACCTAATTTTTGTCATTGAGTTTAAGTATGACCGTAAAAAATTTGACCAGCAAGATATAAGACAAGCGGAAGACTATGCACTTGATTTAAGAGATTTCCATTTAAAAAGTAGAGGAAGAACAATTTTTCCAATCCTCTTTGCGCCATTAGCCGAAAATCTATTTCAACAAACGCATGCAGTAAATGAGTCAGGAGTTTGCTCATGTCTGAAAGCAAACGCAAAAAACTTTGCAAGCATAATTTATAATACATATTTAAATTATCACAATAATTCAAACAATAAAATTAATCCTTACGAATGGGAGCAAAGTGAATACGAACCAACACCAACAATTGTTCAGGCAGCGAAAGCATTATTTGCTGGACAAGGAGTTGAAGATATTTCAAGATTTGGAGCTACTAATCTTTCGAAAACAAAAGAATACTTGATTAAAACAATCAAAGAATCAAAAAACAGGAATAAAAAAGTTATTTGCTTTGTTACGGGCGTTCCAGGAGCAGGGAAAACTTTGGTAGGATTAGATCTTGTTCACGAAAAAGAAGAATTTGGTGAAGATGATCTCAATATGGCATATTTTTCGGGGAATGGTCCGTTAATAAACGTTTTGAGGGAGGCATTGTGCAGGGATCATTTCGAGAAACAAAAATTCCTGTTTGAGTCGAAGAAATTGAAAGTACGACCCAAAAAGAAAGATTCTGAAAGAGAAATACAATCTAAAATTCAAAACCTCCACGTATTTATAAAAGATGGCTTAAGAAAAACCACACCTCCAATAGAGAAAATTGTTGTTTTTGACGAAGCTCAACGTTGCTGGAATGCAAAGCATTTCAGTAATAAAGCAAAACAAAATCAGAACAGAGAAAAAAATCCTTTATTAGTCGAAGAAAAATCAGAAGCTGAATTACTATTCGAATTTATGAGTCGTCATAAAGAGTGGGCTGTAATCATCGCATTAGTTGGAGGTGGACAAGAAATCAATACTGGGGAAGGGGGTATAAGTGAATGGGGGCAGGCTATTCAAAATAAATATTGGCAATGGGAGGTTCACATCTCACCCGAACTACTCCAAGGAGGTACTTCAATGGCTGAGAAAAAACTTTTTCCAAGTATTCCAATTAATGTAAAGTATAAGACTAGTGATCATTTACATTTAACTGTTAGTCAAAGATCTTTTAAAGCCAACAATCTGAATAAATGGGTTAACGCCGTGATTGATAACAATCAAGAAGAAGCTCTGAGATTATCTGACTCAATTAAATTATATTACCCTCTTTTTGTGACTAGAAATATTGAGACTGCAAAAGATTGGTTACGTCAAAAAATTTCCGGATCAAGACGAATTGGATTAATTGCAAGTTCAGGTGGATTGAGGCTCAAACCTTACGGCATCAATGTGAGGGAAGAAATAGATGAAACTCTTTGGTTTCTTAATCCTGAAAATGATGTTAGGTCATCTTATTATTTAGAGATGGTTGCTACAGAATACAAAATGCAAGGTTTAGAGCTAGATTGGGTCGGCATATGTTGGGATGCAGATTTGCGACGAGATTATAATTCTTGGGACTTTAAGAGTTTCTCTGGAACTAATTGGAAAAAAGTCAAGAGTATTGAAGAACAACAATTTCTTGTAAACACATATAGAGTATTGCTAACTAGAGCAAGAGAAGGAATTATTATATTCGTTCCTCGCGGAGATATCAAAGATGTAACAAGATTACCCGAATTCTATGCAAATATTTTCAACTATTTACAATCTTGTGGTATGGTTGAAATTTAA
- a CDS encoding outer membrane beta-barrel protein: MKYILLCTWLLLTGISLRAQTAVRGSVADIKDSSALQGTTVTLCNNTDTSEVAFAVTDAKGLYIIGNIAAGHYLLRFSFSGYDLQYKNLQLASAVQDTTVPRVYLTVHANDLGNVTVQAAPMRVKGDTTEYTAGMYHTKPNATAEDVLKKLPGVEVSKDGSVTAQGETVQRVLVNGKRFFGDDPKLATQNLPQDVIDKIQVFDDLSDESKASGFDDGNRVKTINITTKKSTGSGYFGKVVAAAGNKQLYNSAVNLSRMQGDQQIMLIGQANNINVQNFTMRDILGGGNNRGGGVAMAGGAAAFDVSPNTTGLTRTIAGGINYKDQWGKLTEVSGSYFYNNLRTNTAQQSLTENFYAGDSSLLNRQDASGVTQRINNRFNLNIETGFDSANTLTIRPDFSWQQSDNTSSSTTSNTRGKTGAISNSVANTNAASKGYNGNASVVYRHKFSKVGRTLSFSGNFGATKHEKEGTNYSLTEYFSNDSVAVINQRYYSNTNSYNLGGGISYTEPLSSKSLLQLEYNYAFKQNNADIKTFAYDSAKEAYAIPDSLLTNLYQNNYTSNRATVSYRYKNNKLNFSIGSGVQWSTLTSDNESKGLYLRQNFTNFYPTANLNYKINKTTNLRFNYSGRTGQPSVSQLQPVVDNSDPLNITTGNPALKQSFTNSFRMLYGSFDRANAKTIFATVNASVTSNNIVNATITNLATGVDTIMPINMNGAYNMSAMFHYGFPLKNPKSNLNFITRITGSRSTSMLTTIDANAVRNAQENITNSYSFGETIRWTTNLKENFDMNFSASPSYNIARYSIQPLQNANYFSMSLSAEPTYYTKSGWIVAANFNYTMYSGRAAGYNTSVPLLNASVAKQLFAGKRGELKFSINDLLNQNVSITRTITDNYAKDVQTKTLTRYALLTFTYNLRSFKQQQQQKQKDMFMPPPPEKQGEATPPGDNPGTPPGGADGGAPAGPPPGV, from the coding sequence AGCATTTGCCGTAACAGACGCGAAAGGGTTATACATCATAGGCAACATTGCAGCCGGGCATTACTTACTGCGGTTTAGTTTCAGTGGGTATGACCTGCAGTATAAAAACCTGCAATTGGCTTCTGCGGTGCAGGATACAACAGTACCCCGGGTGTACCTTACGGTACATGCAAACGATCTTGGTAATGTAACCGTGCAGGCTGCACCCATGCGGGTTAAAGGCGATACCACGGAGTATACAGCAGGAATGTACCATACAAAACCCAACGCCACGGCGGAAGATGTACTGAAGAAATTACCCGGTGTGGAAGTATCCAAAGATGGCAGCGTAACAGCGCAGGGAGAGACGGTGCAACGTGTGCTGGTAAATGGCAAAAGATTTTTTGGAGATGACCCCAAACTTGCCACGCAAAATTTGCCACAGGATGTAATAGATAAAATTCAGGTGTTTGATGACCTGAGTGATGAAAGCAAAGCCAGCGGTTTTGATGACGGCAACCGCGTAAAGACGATCAACATTACTACAAAGAAAAGTACCGGCAGCGGCTACTTTGGAAAAGTTGTAGCTGCCGCAGGCAACAAACAGTTGTACAACAGTGCCGTCAATCTCAGCCGTATGCAGGGTGATCAGCAGATCATGCTGATAGGCCAGGCCAACAACATCAACGTACAAAATTTTACCATGCGGGATATTTTAGGCGGCGGTAATAATCGTGGCGGTGGCGTCGCCATGGCCGGTGGTGCCGCTGCATTCGATGTGTCGCCCAATACAACCGGGCTTACGCGAACGATAGCAGGTGGCATCAATTACAAAGACCAGTGGGGGAAGTTAACCGAAGTGTCCGGCAGCTACTTTTACAATAACCTGCGCACAAATACAGCGCAACAATCCCTTACGGAGAATTTTTATGCCGGCGATTCTTCGTTATTGAACAGGCAGGATGCAAGCGGTGTTACACAACGCATCAATAACCGTTTTAATTTGAATATAGAAACAGGGTTTGATTCTGCGAATACACTCACCATACGTCCGGATTTCAGCTGGCAGCAGTCAGATAATACGTCATCTTCCACCACGTCGAATACAAGAGGCAAAACAGGCGCCATCAGTAATTCGGTGGCTAATACAAATGCTGCTTCCAAAGGTTATAACGGTAACGCAAGTGTGGTATACAGGCACAAGTTTAGCAAGGTTGGCCGCACACTTTCTTTTTCAGGAAATTTTGGTGCAACAAAGCATGAAAAAGAAGGCACAAATTATTCTTTGACCGAATACTTTTCAAACGATTCTGTGGCGGTTATCAACCAGCGCTATTACAGTAATACAAACAGCTATAACCTTGGCGGCGGCATTTCTTACACTGAACCGCTGAGTAGCAAAAGTTTGCTTCAACTGGAATACAATTATGCTTTTAAACAAAACAATGCAGATATTAAAACATTTGCTTACGATAGCGCGAAAGAAGCTTATGCCATTCCTGATAGCCTGCTTACCAATCTTTACCAGAACAATTATACCAGCAACAGGGCAACAGTCAGTTACCGCTATAAAAACAATAAACTTAACTTTAGTATAGGCAGCGGTGTACAATGGAGTACTTTAACAAGCGATAATGAAAGCAAAGGTTTATACCTCAGGCAAAACTTTACAAATTTTTATCCCACCGCCAACCTGAACTATAAGATCAACAAGACAACCAACCTCCGTTTCAATTACAGTGGCCGCACCGGGCAGCCTTCTGTAAGCCAGTTGCAACCAGTGGTTGATAACAGCGACCCGCTCAACATTACGACCGGTAATCCTGCATTGAAACAGTCATTCACCAATTCATTCCGTATGCTGTACGGCTCGTTCGACCGTGCAAACGCAAAGACCATTTTTGCAACGGTGAATGCCAGTGTTACCAGTAACAATATTGTAAATGCAACGATCACTAACCTTGCAACAGGTGTAGATACAATTATGCCCATCAACATGAATGGCGCGTACAATATGTCGGCCATGTTTCACTACGGGTTCCCGTTAAAAAACCCAAAATCGAACCTCAATTTTATTACACGCATTACGGGTAGCAGGAGTACATCTATGCTTACCACGATAGATGCCAATGCCGTACGCAATGCACAGGAGAATATTACCAACAGTTACAGCTTTGGCGAAACCATCAGGTGGACAACCAACCTCAAAGAGAATTTCGATATGAATTTCTCTGCATCGCCGTCGTACAATATTGCGCGTTATTCCATACAACCTTTGCAGAATGCCAACTACTTTTCCATGAGTCTTTCTGCAGAGCCAACATATTATACCAAAAGTGGCTGGATTGTGGCTGCCAATTTCAATTACACCATGTATAGCGGTCGCGCAGCCGGCTACAATACCAGCGTGCCCTTGCTCAATGCATCTGTGGCAAAGCAATTATTTGCCGGCAAACGCGGAGAGCTTAAGTTTTCCATCAACGACCTGCTTAACCAGAATGTAAGTATTACAAGAACCATTACAGATAACTACGCCAAAGATGTACAGACAAAAACATTAACGCGCTATGCGCTGCTAACGTTTACGTATAACCTGCGTTCGTTTAAACAACAGCAGCAGCAAAAGCAGAAAGATATGTTTATGCCACCACCACCTGAAAAGCAGGGTGAAGCAACACCGCCAGGCGATAATCCCGGTACACCGCCCGGCGGTGCTGATGGTGGCGCCCCGGCGGGGCCACCACCGGGAGTATGA
- a CDS encoding DUF72 domain-containing protein: MEWRIGCSGFSYKEWKGTFYPQDMPSIRWFDFYAEHFNTLELNVTFYHFPRVKTLQQWYKKSPAGFLFAVKAPRLITHYKKFNDCKSLLDDFYTVCSKGLQEKLGPVLFQLPAAVHYSEAFLETLVQSMQRSYINVIEFRHESWWRTDVYTALGKAGIIFCGINHPTLPTPIIINNDIAYYRLHGVPGLYFSEYDNSMVKGMADGLLHSKRTRQAFVLFNNTATMAGINNANMLKDYITR; the protein is encoded by the coding sequence ATGGAATGGCGCATAGGTTGTTCGGGCTTTAGTTACAAAGAATGGAAAGGTACATTTTACCCGCAGGACATGCCGTCCATCCGCTGGTTTGATTTTTATGCGGAACATTTCAATACGCTTGAGCTGAATGTAACGTTCTATCATTTTCCACGGGTAAAAACCCTGCAGCAGTGGTACAAAAAAAGCCCCGCAGGTTTTTTGTTTGCCGTAAAAGCGCCGCGGCTCATTACCCATTATAAAAAGTTCAACGACTGCAAAAGCCTGCTCGATGATTTTTATACTGTCTGCAGCAAAGGGCTGCAGGAAAAGCTTGGGCCCGTATTGTTCCAGTTGCCCGCAGCTGTACATTACAGCGAAGCTTTTCTTGAAACACTGGTACAAAGTATGCAGCGCAGTTACATAAACGTTATAGAGTTCAGGCATGAGAGCTGGTGGCGTACCGATGTATATACAGCACTCGGGAAAGCCGGTATCATTTTCTGCGGTATCAACCATCCAACGCTGCCCACGCCCATCATCATTAATAACGACATCGCTTATTATCGTTTACATGGTGTGCCCGGGTTGTATTTTAGCGAGTATGATAACAGTATGGTAAAGGGTATGGCAGACGGCCTGCTGCACAGCAAACGCACCAGGCAGGCTTTTGTATTGTTCAACAATACCGCTACCATGGCCGGCATTAATAATGCAAACATGCTCAAAGATTACATCACCCGCTAG
- a CDS encoding helix-turn-helix domain-containing protein: protein MDIKLKVGQRVRELRKQRELSQEGLAYKAEVDRTYVTDIENGRRNVSLEIMERLINALDVSITEFFNTKEFRK from the coding sequence ATGGATATTAAATTGAAAGTTGGTCAACGGGTAAGAGAACTTAGGAAGCAACGAGAACTTTCTCAGGAAGGGTTGGCGTATAAAGCAGAAGTCGATAGGACCTATGTTACAGATATAGAAAATGGTCGAAGAAATGTTTCATTAGAAATTATGGAAAGACTTATCAATGCTCTTGATGTTTCAATTACTGAATTCTTTAACACCAAAGAATTCAGAAAATGA
- a CDS encoding T9SS type A sorting domain-containing protein, translated as MKFLLTLSSFFCLAYYVNAQDAHFIQNKGQWNEKVKFSVNNGSSNIFLLSKGYKVSINSASDLKTIAEHLGRHQPDKERRNNKKLLLRSHAYEVNFVNANPLAEVITGEASATYSNYLSGNDQSKWQFNCKSFSTVTFKNIYPGIDVRYFMNDHQFKYDLIVNPGADVTKILLEFKGTSGISKFGNDLLIKTSLGNLSELKPYTYQVTPGGEIEVATDFVVEGSRVYFNVNDYDKSKPLIIDPVLTFSTFSGSTADNWGYSSAYDAQGNFYLAGTVFGTGFPVNNGAMQHDFAGGFIDNGISGFDIGIIKFDPTGSNRIYATYLGGSGNEEPHNLWVNKSGELVIAGSTNSSDFPVTLSPYGTAGARDIFIAKLDAAGQTLIASRKIGGSGDDAVNIKTKEQLSGATATNRAYGDDCRSEVITDNSDNIYFGASTQSVNFPVTNNAFQKALSGFQDGIVVKLSSNLDSVYFSSFLGGSGDDAVFSIALSPLNNHLYVAGATTSNNLLTTGNNAGPILYKSFRGGTTDGYIAEIANDGSTIMNMSYVGSRQDDMVYFLALDKAGYPYVTGTATEAFPVINAGYKTGANGKQFITKFSPSLNQVIYSTNFGTGRSYPDIVPTAFGLDNCQNVYISGWGGGLNLSGYYSANTTGLAVTSNAIRSNTDGSDAYVFVLEKNAGSQLYGTFFGNYVANGFDDIGDHTEGGNSRFDSNGNLYLAICGNCLKTGTFPTTAGAWSTTNQATTGAECSMTATKINMNLQTCVLPVKIGVFTGVYKNEQSLLQWKTLQEINSNYFEIEHSVDAQNFNSIGKVNASGNSNVVKDYSFAHRNPGIGLHYYRLKLHDKDETAVNSNIVTVVAGNEGLVVTLFPNPAHSSITLNYPPLVKETFVNILSSKGEIVTRVLLAAGSQQKETDIRSLSSGSYFIQFQNNGKIENIPFIKQ; from the coding sequence ATGAAATTCCTTTTAACCCTATCATCCTTTTTTTGCCTGGCCTACTATGTCAATGCACAGGACGCTCACTTTATACAGAATAAAGGTCAATGGAATGAAAAAGTAAAGTTCAGTGTAAACAATGGTAGCAGTAATATTTTCCTGCTTTCTAAAGGGTACAAAGTTTCTATAAATAGTGCAAGCGATCTTAAAACCATAGCTGAGCACCTGGGTAGGCACCAACCTGACAAGGAAAGAAGAAACAATAAAAAACTATTATTACGTTCGCATGCTTACGAGGTAAATTTTGTAAATGCAAATCCCTTAGCTGAAGTTATAACGGGAGAAGCTTCCGCAACATACAGTAATTATCTTTCCGGTAATGACCAGAGCAAATGGCAATTCAATTGCAAGTCATTTAGTACAGTTACTTTCAAAAATATTTATCCGGGCATAGACGTAAGGTATTTTATGAATGACCATCAATTTAAGTATGATCTTATTGTTAATCCCGGCGCGGATGTTACAAAAATATTGCTTGAGTTTAAGGGCACATCCGGTATATCTAAATTTGGAAATGATCTGCTCATAAAAACATCACTTGGAAATCTTTCTGAGTTAAAACCCTACACCTACCAGGTAACACCAGGGGGTGAGATAGAAGTTGCAACTGATTTTGTTGTGGAAGGAAGCAGGGTTTATTTTAATGTAAATGATTACGATAAAAGTAAGCCGCTTATAATAGATCCAGTATTGACATTTTCGACTTTTTCAGGTAGCACAGCAGATAATTGGGGTTACAGTTCGGCGTATGACGCGCAGGGAAATTTTTACCTGGCGGGCACTGTATTCGGTACGGGATTTCCTGTAAATAATGGCGCAATGCAACATGATTTTGCAGGCGGGTTTATTGATAATGGGATTAGCGGGTTTGATATCGGAATTATAAAATTTGATCCTACTGGTTCAAACAGAATTTATGCAACATATCTTGGTGGCAGCGGTAATGAAGAACCGCATAATCTTTGGGTAAATAAGAGCGGCGAGCTTGTTATAGCAGGGTCAACAAATTCTTCTGATTTTCCTGTAACGTTAAGTCCTTATGGCACAGCAGGAGCACGCGATATTTTTATAGCAAAATTGGATGCAGCAGGTCAAACACTCATTGCTTCAAGAAAGATCGGGGGATCTGGTGATGACGCAGTAAATATAAAAACGAAAGAGCAATTGTCTGGTGCAACAGCTACCAATAGAGCTTATGGAGATGATTGTCGAAGTGAGGTCATTACTGATAACAGTGATAATATTTATTTCGGTGCAAGTACCCAGTCTGTAAATTTTCCTGTTACCAATAATGCTTTTCAAAAAGCACTTTCGGGTTTCCAGGATGGCATAGTGGTAAAATTGAGCAGCAATCTGGATTCTGTTTATTTCAGTTCTTTTCTGGGCGGTAGTGGAGATGATGCTGTTTTTTCCATAGCATTAAGCCCTTTAAACAACCATCTTTATGTGGCAGGCGCAACTACGAGTAATAATTTATTAACGACAGGCAATAATGCCGGTCCTATATTGTATAAAAGTTTCAGGGGTGGAACCACGGATGGTTATATCGCCGAAATTGCGAATGACGGCAGCACGATTATGAATATGAGTTATGTCGGCTCAAGACAAGATGATATGGTGTATTTCCTTGCTCTTGATAAAGCAGGCTATCCATATGTTACAGGTACTGCAACAGAAGCGTTCCCCGTTATTAATGCAGGATATAAAACCGGCGCTAATGGAAAGCAATTTATTACGAAATTCAGCCCGTCTTTAAACCAGGTCATTTATTCAACAAATTTCGGCACAGGCAGATCATATCCTGATATAGTTCCAACCGCATTTGGTTTAGACAACTGTCAGAACGTTTACATCTCAGGATGGGGCGGTGGTTTAAACCTTTCGGGCTACTATTCGGCCAATACGACAGGACTTGCCGTAACTTCAAATGCTATCCGGTCTAACACAGACGGAAGCGATGCTTATGTTTTTGTGCTGGAGAAAAATGCCGGCAGCCAGCTGTACGGTACCTTTTTTGGAAATTATGTAGCAAATGGTTTTGATGATATCGGAGACCACACAGAAGGTGGAAACAGCCGCTTTGATAGTAATGGGAACCTTTACCTTGCCATTTGTGGTAATTGTCTAAAAACAGGAACATTTCCAACCACAGCGGGTGCATGGAGTACAACAAACCAGGCGACAACAGGTGCTGAATGTAGCATGACTGCGACAAAGATTAATATGAACCTGCAAACTTGTGTGCTGCCTGTGAAAATCGGCGTCTTCACCGGGGTGTATAAAAATGAGCAGTCGCTTTTACAATGGAAAACGTTACAGGAAATCAACAGCAATTATTTTGAAATTGAGCATAGCGTGGATGCTCAGAACTTCAACAGCATTGGTAAAGTAAATGCTTCAGGTAACAGCAATGTAGTAAAGGATTATTCTTTTGCTCACAGAAATCCGGGTATCGGTTTACATTACTACCGCTTAAAGTTGCATGATAAAGACGAAACTGCTGTTAACAGTAATATAGTGACTGTAGTTGCAGGTAATGAAGGTTTGGTTGTAACACTTTTTCCTAATCCTGCTCACTCCTCCATTACCCTTAACTATCCGCCATTAGTAAAAGAGACTTTTGTAAATATTCTTAGCTCTAAAGGAGAGATTGTAACACGTGTTTTATTGGCGGCGGGTTCTCAGCAAAAAGAAACAGACATTCGATCATTATCTTCCGGTTCTTATTTTATACAATTTCAAAACAACGGTAAAATCGAAAATATTCCCTTTATAAAGCAGTAG